From the Candidatus Saccharibacteria bacterium genome, the window GTACGCACCCATTGCATACGTGTACTGTCGCTCCAATGGCCATGTATCGGTCGTTAATGGCCCAATAGATTCCTTCTGAATAGTAACGAGAAGTACCTTCGGATTTATTTGATATTGCTGTGAGGCATTGTAAATCATTTGTGCGGCGCTAATCGCGCCAGAGGGAATGGAACCTCTAAAATTGTTGGCAGGAACCCCTGGTCCGGGGGATGTCTTAGGCACTTCGTAGTAGTCCTTAAGACATATGTATGGCGGCGCAGGCCAACCGCGCGAAGCCGCATATTGCGCGTGTGTCAAGTCTGGCCGTCCATACTCACTAGCCGGTAATGTTCCATTCGTATCGCAAACCGGAACTCTACTGTTCAAAAACGCCTGAATGTCTGCTACGGACATATCATTTGCATTGGTAAAGATGCCGTCGTCTATAATGCGTCCCGCTCTCCAGTCCGCTGCCGTCACTGCTTGAGCCCGCTGCATAGGAACTACTTGCAAGGTGATTGTGCACATGACCAGGGCAGAGACTAATATGCGGACATATTTCATCAACGTACCTCCAGCGATGTGCTTTGCTCCACAACTTCACCTGTACCAGGCGTGACTTTCACAGCGATATTCCACGTTCCAGCCCCCAGAGAACCCACCGGCACGCTGAACCCGGCGCACGAGGAGAATTCCGGTTGGTATATGATTTGGGCGGTTTGCTCGGTACTCTTGCTGTCGTTCGTGATGGTGAGTGTACAGCTTCCGCTTGAGACGCCCTGTATCTTGGTGAGAATGGTGACGGTAGTTCCTGACTGAGATGGGGTGAGATTAAGGCTTGTGCTGGTTGCGGCTGGCGGGGGCGGCTGGGTCTGACTTTGAGAGTTGGCCTTATCTAGATATTGCTGCTTGCTCTCGGCATCAACCTTTGCTTGAGCCGCTTTTTCTTTTTGGCTTGGTCCGCTCAAGACTGGCTTGGTCTGACGGCCAGGCATATGAATGAGGTCGGTTCTATTAGTTAATTCAGAAATAATAAGAGCTATTCCGGCTACAAATAACAATAAGAACGCTGTAAAGACGGCTTCCTTGGTGCGAGACATATGCGAGAGACTATTCATACCATGTATATTTGAAATAACCATATTATTATAACCATATGCACGATTATTTGCAATATACCCCCTATTGAGCCTAGAGGTGACTAACGCATCAAGTGGCGTAGCCGGCAGGATTTTGTGATTGCCAGCGCCAACTATCAGCGCAGGCTTGCTCAAGGGTCTTTTCTGCTCGCCAGTTCAGGTCTCGCGCGGCTTTGGCGGCACTCGCGAAGCAGGTGGCTACGTCACCTGGTCGCCGAGCGATTATTTCGTAAGGTATATCCTTGCCAACTGCGTTAGAGAACGCACGCAGCAGCTCCAATACCGAGACGCCGGTGCCTGTTCCAAGATTGTAGACGTTTGTTCCGGGCTTACTCTTTGCAAGCGCCGCCAAGTGGCCTTTTGCCAAATCAACGACATGAATATAATCACGGACTCCCGTACCGTCAGGTGTATCGTAGTCATTGCCAAAGATGCGCACCCTGTCGAGATTGCCAACCGCTACTTGTGAAATATATGGCATGAGGTTATTTGGGATTTCTTTGGGGTCTTCGCCTATTCGCCCGCTAGAGTGTGCTCCGATGGGGTTGAAGTAGCGTAGCAAGGTGAGCTCGAGCTCAGGTGCGGCGGTAGCAATATCACGCAAGATTTGCTCTATCATGTATTTCGTCTGGCCGTAAGGATTTGTTATACCCTGCCCGGTCGGGCTAGTTTCGGTAAGCGGTAGTTCGCTAGGATTGCCGTATACTGTTGCAGAGGAGCTAAAGATCAGTTTGCGCACGTCATTTTTTCGCATCACTTCCATAAGTGTTAATGTTGAGTCGATATTGTTTCGGTAATATGCCAACGGTTTCTCAACAGACTCCCCGACGGCTTTTAGCCCAGCAAAATGCATAACCGCATCGAATTCGAATTCATCGAAGACCGCCGTAAGCTCGGTAGCATACCTAACATCCAGCTCACGAAATATGACATTTCTGCCAGTAAT encodes:
- the galE gene encoding UDP-glucose 4-epimerase GalE; translation: MRILVTGGAGYIGSHTVVELLEADNEVVVVDNLSNSSEESLRRVEEITGRNVIFRELDVRYATELTAVFDEFEFDAVMHFAGLKAVGESVEKPLAYYRNNIDSTLTLMEVMRKNDVRKLIFSSSATVYGNPSELPLTETSPTGQGITNPYGQTKYMIEQILRDIATAAPELELTLLRYFNPIGAHSSGRIGEDPKEIPNNLMPYISQVAVGNLDRVRIFGNDYDTPDGTGVRDYIHVVDLAKGHLAALAKSKPGTNVYNLGTGTGVSVLELLRAFSNAVGKDIPYEIIARRPGDVATCFASAAKAARDLNWRAEKTLEQACADSWRWQSQNPAGYAT